GAAAAGGCCACGTCCAACATCTGCACCGCACAGGCGCTGCTGGCCATCGTCTCGTCGATGTACGCCGTGTACCACGGCCCTGACGGACTGAAGTCCATCGCCGAGACCATCCACAAGAACGCCCGCACCCTGGCGGCATCCCTGCAGGGCGCGGGCCTCGAGATCCTGCACGGCAGCTTCTTCGATACCATCACCGTCCGCGTCCCGGGCAAAGCAGCTGACATCGTCGCCGCAGCCGAAGCCAAAGGCATCAACCTGCGCGGCATCGATGCCGACACCGTCGGCATCTCCGCTGACGAAACCACGACGCCGGAAACCGTCGCCGCCGTTGCCGCCGTTTTCGGCGCCGAGGTTGCCTCCGACGACGCAGGCTTCGCCCTCGACGCCGCCGTCGAACGTTCCTCGGACTACCTGCAGCACCCGGTCTTCAACACGCACCGCTCCGAAACCCAGCTGCTGCGCTACATCCGCAAGCTCTCGGACCGCGACCTCGCCCTGGACCGCACCATGATCCCGCTGGGGTCATGCACCATGAAGCTGAACGCCACCGCCGAGATGGAAGCCATCTCCTGGCCGGAGTTCGCCTCCATCCACCCCTTCGCCCCGGACTCCCAGACCGAAGGCTGGCGTGAGCTGATCGACGGCCTGGAAGCGGACCTCGCGGAGATCACAGGCTACGACCAGGTTTCCATCCAGCCGAACGCAGGCTCCCAGGGCGAGCTCGCGGGCCTGCTGGCGATCCGCGGCTACCACCTGTCCCGCGGTGATGACCAGCGCAACGTCTGCCTGATCCCCGCCTCGGCGCACGGTACCAACGCCGCGTCCGCCGTCCTGGCCGGCATGAAGGTGGTCGTCGTGGCCACCGCCGCTGACGGCACGATCGACCACGCCGACTTCCAGGCGAAGATCGAAACCCACAAAGACGTCCTGTCCGCGATCATGATCACGTACCCGTCAACGCACGGCGTATACGACGCCGACGTCCGCGAAATCTGCGACTCGGTGCACGCAGCAGGCGGGCAGGTCTACGTTGACGGCGCCAACCTGAACGCCCTGGTGGGCCTGGCGCAGCCGGGCAAGTTCGGCGGCGACGTGTCCCACCTGAACCTCCACAAGACCTTCTGCATCCCGCACGGCGGCGGCGGACCGGGCGTCGGCCCGGTTGCGGCCAAGGCCCACCTTGCGCCGTTCATGCCGGGCGATGCCAACAAGGCAGCCCACGAGGACGGGCACGGCGTTGCGATCTCCGCTTCCCGCTTCGGCTCCGCCGGGGTGCTGCCGATCTCCTGGGCCTACGTAAAGCTGATGGGCGGCGCCGGCCTGACCGAAGCCACCAAGTCGGCCCTGCTGGCGGCGAACTACATCGCCTCCCGCCTGAACGAGTTCTTCCCGGTGCTGTACACCGGCGAAGGCGGACTCGTGGCGCACGAGTGCATCCTGGACCTGCGCGCCCTGACTGCCAAGACGGGAGTCACCGCGGAAGACGTGGCGAAGCGCCTCATCGACTTCGGCTTCCACGCCCCCACACTGGCATTCCCGGTTGCCGGCACGCTCATGGTGGAGCCCACTGAGTCCGAGGACCTCGTGGAGATTGACCGCTTCATCGATGCCATGATCACCATCCGCCAGGAAATCGACCAGGTGGCCAACGGCGACTTCACGGTGGAGAACTCCCCGCTGCGCAACGCACCGCACACCGCGGCCGCCGTCGTCTCCTCCGACTGGAACCGCGAGTACCCGCGTGAGCAGGCCGCCTTCCCCGTCCATCACCTCAAGCAGGACAAGTACTTCCCGCCCGTGGGCCGCATCGACGGAGCTGCAGGGGACCGCAACCTGATCTGCTCCTGCCCGCCCATCGAAGACTTCGAAAACTAAGGATTCCCCCGATGACTGAGAACTACACCGCGCTCTATGAAGAGCACAAGAAGCTCGGCGCGTCCTTCACCGATTTCGGGGGCTGGCAGATGCCCCTGAAGTACTCCTCCGAACTGGCCGAGCACCACGCCGTCCGCAAGGCCGCCGGCCTGTTCGACCTCTCCCACATGGGCGAAGTCTGGGTCACCGGCCCGGACGCCGCAGCCTTCCTGGACTACGCCCTGGTCGGCAAAATTTCCGCCATGTCCGTGGGCAAGGCCAAGTACTCGCTGATCTGCCAGGAAGACGGCGGCATCATCGACGACCTCATCGTTTACCGCCGCCCGGCGGCGGACGCCGCAGGAAACGGCACGGACAAGTTCCTGGTGGTGCCCAACGCCGGCAACGCCGTTGTGGTCGCCGCCGCCCTCGCCGAACGGGCAGCAAAGTTCGACGTCGTGGTGGACGACGCCTCCGCCCGCACCTCGCTGATCGCCGTCCAGGGTCCCAAGGCCGAAGCCATCCTGCTTCGCCTGGTTCCGGCGGCACAGCACGAGCTGGTCACCGGACTGAAGTACTACGCCGCCGTCGAAGTTCCCTTCCTGGTGGCCGGCGCCACCAAGGACCTCCTGCTGGCCCGGACCGGCTACACCGGTGAGGACGGCTTCGAGATCTTCGTGGACAACGACGACGCCGCAGCCCTGTGGCAGGCCATCGGGGCCGTCGCCGAGGAGGGCGAGCTTGTCCCCGCCGGCCTGGCATGCCGCGACTCGTTGCGCCTGGAAGCCGGAATGCCGCTCTTCGGCAACGAGCTCTCCCGCGAAGGCAACCCCTACGCAGCGGGCCTCGGTCCGGTAGTCTCACTCGCCAAGGAGGGCGACTTCGTGGGCCGCGCGGCGCTTGAAGCCCTCAAGGCCGGCGGCGCGGGCGCCACTAGCGGCCGCAAGCTGGTGGGCCTCAAGGGCCTGGGCCGGCGCGCCGGGCGCAGCCACTACCCGGTCCTCAAGGACGGCGCAGTTGTCGGCGAAGTGACCTCCGGCCAGCCGAGCCCCACGCTGGGCTACCCCGTGGCTCTGGCCTATGTCGACGTCGAATTCTCCGAGGTGGGTACCGCCCTGGACATCGACCTGCGCGGCAAGGCGGAGCCGTTCGAAGTCGTCGCACTGCCTTTCTACAAGCGCCAAAAGTAGCCCATAGGCTGTCAGCAGTTCCCGGCTCCGGGACCGGCTGGCCCCGTTTTCACGCGTGCTGCTCCTTTGTCGCTTTGACACACGCTGCCGGATCCCGGCCCCAACGCTCTCTCACTTCCTGCAGCGT
Above is a window of Arthrobacter sp. FB24 DNA encoding:
- the gcvP gene encoding aminomethyl-transferring glycine dehydrogenase, with translation MTVSSASTTFVDRHIGARRQADIDTMLKSVGYDTVDSLVDTAVPKDIRQEVALTLQDALSEVEVLAELRKLAAKNKTAVQMIGQGYYDTVTPAVIRRNILESPAWYTAYTPYQPEISQGRLEALLNFQTMVQDLVGLPIANASLLDEATAVAEAVLMMRRANKNKAAHDGKTVLDADVLPQTIAIVKGRAEALGFEVEVADLSKGLPDGDINGIVLQQPGVSGRVFDHAAVIAAAKERGALVTVAADLLSLTLITPPGEQGADIAVGSTQRLGVPLFFGGPHAAYMAVQKGLERSMPGRLVGVSKDNAGTPAYRLALQTREQHIRREKATSNICTAQALLAIVSSMYAVYHGPDGLKSIAETIHKNARTLAASLQGAGLEILHGSFFDTITVRVPGKAADIVAAAEAKGINLRGIDADTVGISADETTTPETVAAVAAVFGAEVASDDAGFALDAAVERSSDYLQHPVFNTHRSETQLLRYIRKLSDRDLALDRTMIPLGSCTMKLNATAEMEAISWPEFASIHPFAPDSQTEGWRELIDGLEADLAEITGYDQVSIQPNAGSQGELAGLLAIRGYHLSRGDDQRNVCLIPASAHGTNAASAVLAGMKVVVVATAADGTIDHADFQAKIETHKDVLSAIMITYPSTHGVYDADVREICDSVHAAGGQVYVDGANLNALVGLAQPGKFGGDVSHLNLHKTFCIPHGGGGPGVGPVAAKAHLAPFMPGDANKAAHEDGHGVAISASRFGSAGVLPISWAYVKLMGGAGLTEATKSALLAANYIASRLNEFFPVLYTGEGGLVAHECILDLRALTAKTGVTAEDVAKRLIDFGFHAPTLAFPVAGTLMVEPTESEDLVEIDRFIDAMITIRQEIDQVANGDFTVENSPLRNAPHTAAAVVSSDWNREYPREQAAFPVHHLKQDKYFPPVGRIDGAAGDRNLICSCPPIEDFEN
- the gcvT gene encoding glycine cleavage system aminomethyltransferase GcvT, producing MTENYTALYEEHKKLGASFTDFGGWQMPLKYSSELAEHHAVRKAAGLFDLSHMGEVWVTGPDAAAFLDYALVGKISAMSVGKAKYSLICQEDGGIIDDLIVYRRPAADAAGNGTDKFLVVPNAGNAVVVAAALAERAAKFDVVVDDASARTSLIAVQGPKAEAILLRLVPAAQHELVTGLKYYAAVEVPFLVAGATKDLLLARTGYTGEDGFEIFVDNDDAAALWQAIGAVAEEGELVPAGLACRDSLRLEAGMPLFGNELSREGNPYAAGLGPVVSLAKEGDFVGRAALEALKAGGAGATSGRKLVGLKGLGRRAGRSHYPVLKDGAVVGEVTSGQPSPTLGYPVALAYVDVEFSEVGTALDIDLRGKAEPFEVVALPFYKRQK